The Juglans regia cultivar Chandler chromosome 2, Walnut 2.0, whole genome shotgun sequence genome includes a window with the following:
- the LOC109012566 gene encoding malate dehydrogenase, mitochondrial — MRPSIFRSVQSAVARNSPRRSYSTDSVPERKVAVLGAAGGIGQPLALLMKLNPLVSKLALYDIAGTPGVAADVGHINTRSEVAGYMGEDQLGKALEGSDVVIIPAGVPRKPGMTRDDLFNINAGIVKSLCTAIAKYCPNALVNMISNPVNSTVPIAAEVFKKAGTYNEKRLFGVTTLDVVRAKTFYAGKANVNVAEVNVPVVGGHAGITILPLFSQATPKANFSDEDIKALTKRTQDGGTEVVEAKAGKGSATLSMAYAGAMFADACLKGLNGVPDVVECSFVQSTVTELPFFASKVRLGKNGVEEVLELGPLSDYEKENLESLKSELLASIEKGIKFANQS, encoded by the exons ATGAGGCCGTCTATCTTCAGATCTGTACAATCCGCGGTTGCGAGAAACAGTCCTCGCCGTTCCTACTCCACCGACTCCGTTCCGGAGCGCAAGGTCGCTGTTCTCGGCGCCGCCGGTGGGATCGGCCAGCCCCTGGCTTTGCTGATGAAGCTCAACCCTCTCGTCTCCAAGCTTGCCCTTTATGATATCGCCGGAACCCCCGGTGTGGCTGCCGATGTTGGCCACATCAACACCAGATCTGAG GTGGCTGGTTACATGGGTGAAGACCAGCTGGGTAAAGCTTTAGAGGGATCCGATGTTGTTATCATCCCAGCCGGCGTGCCCAGAAAGCCCGGTATGACCCGTGATGATCTCTTCAATATTAATGCAGGGATCGTCAAATCTCTGTGCACTGCCATCGCCAAGTACTGCCCTAAT GCTCTTGTTAACATGATAAGCAACCCTGTGAACTCAACGGTTCCCATTGCTGCTGAGGTTTTCAAGAAAGCAGGAACATACAATGAGAAGAGGTTGTTTGGTGTGACTACCCTTGATGTGGTTAGAGCTAAGACATTCTATGCTGGGAAGGCAAACGTGAATGTTGCAG AGGTCAATGTACCAGTTGTTGGCGGCCATGCTGGCATAACCATTCTCCCGCTATTTTCTCAA GCCACACCAAAAGCCAATTTTTCAGATGAAGATATCAAGGCTCTTACAAAGAGAACTCAAGATGGAGGCACAGAAGTTGTAGAAGCAAAGGCTGGAAAGGGGTCTGCAACATTGTCAATGGC CTATGCTGGAGCCATGTTTGCTGATGCTTGCCTGAAGGGACTCAATGGGGTTCCAGATGTAGTGGAATGTTCATTTGTTCAATCAACTGTCACTGAGCTTCCTTTCTTTGCTTCTAAG GTGCGGCTTGGAAAGAATGGGGTGGAGGAGGTTCTGGAGTTGGGCCCCCTCTCTGACTATGAAAAGGAAAACTTGGAAAGTCTGAAGTCCGAACTCCTGGCATCCATTGAAAAGGGAATCAAGTTTGCCAACCAGAGTTAG
- the LOC109012533 gene encoding transcription factor GTE4-like isoform X2 — MASGLLRDDEAREKKRRWEESSKVYSRKNHKKPKNYGNATQLSPSQPLATTTEDNNSSQPPWTFDSVASDDSSSQNLHEPVSQSCRELAKGNGLPDYARFENRVRISVKSRSKSEVRELRRKLASELDHVRSLMKKLEVVVDKVGTAMRVNSEAGSNSKPFRSLTVSAAEKNEQRIGESAVKEKKTPKANQHNQNLDLVSGKESKKKLKSNGGKRDGGGEMGLGFGKDWYLSPVFKSCADLLSKLMKHKFGWVFNKPVDVKGLGLRDYHTIVKHPMDLGTVKNRLNKNWYKSPREFAEDVRLAFNNAMLYNPKGQDVHFMAEQLSKIFEEQWKPIESEFIRSRRIEMGHDAGLPTPTSRKAPMLAPAPALPPVPAPPPVETRTSEIVESKTMPVEPKLKPASHSQLVRSPVPKKPKAKDPDKRDMTYEEKQRLSLNLQSLPSEKLDNIVQIIKRRNPGLFQQDDEIEVDIASVDPETLWELDRFVTNYKKSLSKNKRKTEIALQSEAETDNATQETNLAPAVAEAPKETEAVQGEKQGDNVSGSGSSSSSGSDSGSSSNDSHSDGSSATGSDAH, encoded by the exons ATGGCTTCGGGGTTATTACGGGATGACGAAGCGAGAGAGAAGAAGCGCAGGTGGGAGGAGAGCAGCAAGGTCTATAGCCGAAAGAACCACAAGAAACCCAAGAATTACGGTAATGCCACCCAGCTGTCCCCCTCTCAACCCCTAGCCACCACTACCGAAGATAACAACTCCTCTCAGCCGCCGTGGACGTTCGATTCGGTGGCGTCAGACGACTCTTCAAGCCAGAATCTGCATGAACCGGTTTCACAGAGCTGCCGTGAGCTCGCCAAGGGGAATGGCTTGCCGGATTATGCCAGATTCGAGAACCGGGTTAGGATTAGCGTGAAATCAAGGTCGAAGAGTGAGGTTAGAGAGCTTAGGAGGAAGCTAGCGAGTGAGCTTGACCATGTGAGAAGCTTAATGAAGAAGCTTGAAGTTGTGGTTGATAAAGTTGGAACTGCAATGAGGGTCAATTCAGAGGCGGGTTCGAATTCAAAACCGTTTCGGAGTTTGACCGTGTCTGCGGCGGAGAAGAATGAGCAACGAATTGGTGAATCAGCGGTGAAAGAGAAGAAGACGCCCAAGGCGAATCAGCATAATCAGAATTTGGATCTCGTCTCGGGGAAGGAGAGCAAAAAGAAGTTGAAATCCAATGGAGGGAAGAGGGATGGTGGGGGTGAAATGGGATTGGGGTTTGGTAAAGATTGGTATTTGAGTCCGGTGTTTAAGAGTTGCGCCGATTTACTCTCCAAGTTGATGAAGCACAAGTTTGGTTGGGTGTTCAATAAGCCGGTGGATGTGAAGGGTCTCGGGCTTCGTGATTATCATACTATTGTCAAGCACCCAATGGATTTGGGAACGGTGAAGAATAGGCTGAATAAGAATTGGTATAAGTCCCCCAGGGAGTTTGCAGAGGATGTAAGACTCGCATTTAATAATGCCATGTTGTATAACCCGAAAGGGCAGGATGTTCACTTCATGGCTGAGCAgctttccaaaatatttgagGAGCAATGGAAACCTATAGAGTCTGAGTTCATTCGTAGTAGGAGAATTGAAATGGGTCATGATGCAGGTTTGCCAACACCCACTTCAAGAAAGGCTCCCATGCTGGCTCCAGCTCCAGCTCTACCTCCCGTGCCTGCTCCACCACCAGTGGAAACGAGGACTTCAGAGATAGTAGAATCTAAAACCATGCCTGTGGAACCTAAGTTGAAACCCGCCAGTCACAGTCAGCTTGTTAGGAGCCCGGTTCCGAAGAAACCTAAAGCTAAGGATCCTGACAAAAGGGATATGACTTATGAGGAGAAGCAGAGGCTCAGCTTAAACCTTCAGAGTTTGCCTTCAGAGAAGCTAGATAATATTGTCCAGATAATTAAGAGGAGGAATCCAGGTCTCTTTCAACAAGATGATGAAATTGAAGTGGACATAGCCAGTGTTGATCCAGAAACACTTTGGGAATTGGATAGGTTTGTGACCAATTATAAAAAGAGTTTGAGcaagaataagagaaaaactGAAATTGCTCTTCAGTCAGAGGCAGAAACCGACAATGCTACCCAGGAGACG AATTTAGCACCAGCCGTCGCTGAGGCTCCTAAAGAAACTGAAGCAG TTCAAGGAGAAAAGCAAGGTGATAACGTGAGTGGTTCGGGTAGTTCCAGCAGTTCTGGCAGTGACTCTGGATCCTCTTCAAACG ATTCCCACAGTGATGGTTCCTCTGCAACTGGGTCAGATGCACATTGA
- the LOC109012533 gene encoding transcription factor GTE4-like isoform X1, whose amino-acid sequence MASGLLRDDEAREKKRRWEESSKVYSRKNHKKPKNYGNATQLSPSQPLATTTEDNNSSQPPWTFDSVASDDSSSQNLHEPVSQSCRELAKGNGLPDYARFENRVRISVKSRSKSEVRELRRKLASELDHVRSLMKKLEVVVDKVGTAMRVNSEAGSNSKPFRSLTVSAAEKNEQRIGESAVKEKKTPKANQHNQNLDLVSGKESKKKLKSNGGKRDGGGEMGLGFGKDWYLSPVFKSCADLLSKLMKHKFGWVFNKPVDVKGLGLRDYHTIVKHPMDLGTVKNRLNKNWYKSPREFAEDVRLAFNNAMLYNPKGQDVHFMAEQLSKIFEEQWKPIESEFIRSRRIEMGHDAGLPTPTSRKAPMLAPAPALPPVPAPPPVETRTSEIVESKTMPVEPKLKPASHSQLVRSPVPKKPKAKDPDKRDMTYEEKQRLSLNLQSLPSEKLDNIVQIIKRRNPGLFQQDDEIEVDIASVDPETLWELDRFVTNYKKSLSKNKRKTEIALQSEAETDNATQETNLAPAVAEAPKETEAVENNVTKFTPVQGEKQGDNVSGSGSSSSSGSDSGSSSNDSHSDGSSATGSDAH is encoded by the exons ATGGCTTCGGGGTTATTACGGGATGACGAAGCGAGAGAGAAGAAGCGCAGGTGGGAGGAGAGCAGCAAGGTCTATAGCCGAAAGAACCACAAGAAACCCAAGAATTACGGTAATGCCACCCAGCTGTCCCCCTCTCAACCCCTAGCCACCACTACCGAAGATAACAACTCCTCTCAGCCGCCGTGGACGTTCGATTCGGTGGCGTCAGACGACTCTTCAAGCCAGAATCTGCATGAACCGGTTTCACAGAGCTGCCGTGAGCTCGCCAAGGGGAATGGCTTGCCGGATTATGCCAGATTCGAGAACCGGGTTAGGATTAGCGTGAAATCAAGGTCGAAGAGTGAGGTTAGAGAGCTTAGGAGGAAGCTAGCGAGTGAGCTTGACCATGTGAGAAGCTTAATGAAGAAGCTTGAAGTTGTGGTTGATAAAGTTGGAACTGCAATGAGGGTCAATTCAGAGGCGGGTTCGAATTCAAAACCGTTTCGGAGTTTGACCGTGTCTGCGGCGGAGAAGAATGAGCAACGAATTGGTGAATCAGCGGTGAAAGAGAAGAAGACGCCCAAGGCGAATCAGCATAATCAGAATTTGGATCTCGTCTCGGGGAAGGAGAGCAAAAAGAAGTTGAAATCCAATGGAGGGAAGAGGGATGGTGGGGGTGAAATGGGATTGGGGTTTGGTAAAGATTGGTATTTGAGTCCGGTGTTTAAGAGTTGCGCCGATTTACTCTCCAAGTTGATGAAGCACAAGTTTGGTTGGGTGTTCAATAAGCCGGTGGATGTGAAGGGTCTCGGGCTTCGTGATTATCATACTATTGTCAAGCACCCAATGGATTTGGGAACGGTGAAGAATAGGCTGAATAAGAATTGGTATAAGTCCCCCAGGGAGTTTGCAGAGGATGTAAGACTCGCATTTAATAATGCCATGTTGTATAACCCGAAAGGGCAGGATGTTCACTTCATGGCTGAGCAgctttccaaaatatttgagGAGCAATGGAAACCTATAGAGTCTGAGTTCATTCGTAGTAGGAGAATTGAAATGGGTCATGATGCAGGTTTGCCAACACCCACTTCAAGAAAGGCTCCCATGCTGGCTCCAGCTCCAGCTCTACCTCCCGTGCCTGCTCCACCACCAGTGGAAACGAGGACTTCAGAGATAGTAGAATCTAAAACCATGCCTGTGGAACCTAAGTTGAAACCCGCCAGTCACAGTCAGCTTGTTAGGAGCCCGGTTCCGAAGAAACCTAAAGCTAAGGATCCTGACAAAAGGGATATGACTTATGAGGAGAAGCAGAGGCTCAGCTTAAACCTTCAGAGTTTGCCTTCAGAGAAGCTAGATAATATTGTCCAGATAATTAAGAGGAGGAATCCAGGTCTCTTTCAACAAGATGATGAAATTGAAGTGGACATAGCCAGTGTTGATCCAGAAACACTTTGGGAATTGGATAGGTTTGTGACCAATTATAAAAAGAGTTTGAGcaagaataagagaaaaactGAAATTGCTCTTCAGTCAGAGGCAGAAACCGACAATGCTACCCAGGAGACG AATTTAGCACCAGCCGTCGCTGAGGCTCCTAAAGAAACTGAAGCAG TTGAAAACAATGTTACCAAATTCACCCCAGTTCAAGGAGAAAAGCAAGGTGATAACGTGAGTGGTTCGGGTAGTTCCAGCAGTTCTGGCAGTGACTCTGGATCCTCTTCAAACG ATTCCCACAGTGATGGTTCCTCTGCAACTGGGTCAGATGCACATTGA